Proteins encoded by one window of Marixanthomonas sp. SCSIO 43207:
- a CDS encoding DUF1428 domain-containing protein codes for MNDYIDAFVFPIDKKHLKQYKEIAEQVAEMWKEYGALAYFEYIGDDLSLEATRSFPHAIASTTDEEVIFGWVVFPSKEVRDKANKKVPLDARMTKLVAPLFKENNKIFDAGRMVYGGFKPFINSQ; via the coding sequence ATGAACGATTACATAGACGCATTTGTTTTTCCAATTGATAAAAAGCACTTGAAGCAATACAAAGAAATTGCTGAACAAGTAGCCGAAATGTGGAAAGAGTATGGAGCTTTAGCCTATTTTGAATACATTGGTGATGATTTATCTCTTGAAGCAACTCGCTCTTTTCCACACGCTATAGCCTCAACTACAGATGAAGAAGTTATTTTTGGGTGGGTTGTCTTTCCTTCAAAAGAAGTAAGAGATAAAGCCAACAAAAAAGTACCGTTAGATGCAAGAATGACCAAGCTTGTAGCACCTCTTTTTAAAGAAAATAATAAAATTTTTGATGCTGGTAGAATGGTATATGGAGGCTTTAAACCTTTTATAAACTCGCAGTAA
- a CDS encoding DUF1835 domain-containing protein — MKKEYHILNGDALKEQFPEDIKGTLIIARECLIEGNVDGDTFDSFFNNRAQFISKNYGDTKEAYLQNVKTEFQKILTLESDSNVNLWFEDDLFCQVNFWFVIHLLSENKVQNNLFLVRPPKHTQYGFGALNKQELFAVYQNRTKIKPRKSISSLWLAYKNKNWDLLKLTAKSIEDTYPFILAAVQAQLDRLPKDGKPGRPTQTLQKIMAEQQTKDFKKVFKEFSIRESIYGFGDLQVKALFDQILKNQ, encoded by the coding sequence ATGAAAAAAGAATATCACATATTAAATGGTGACGCACTGAAAGAACAGTTTCCGGAAGATATAAAGGGAACTTTAATAATTGCAAGAGAATGTCTTATTGAAGGAAATGTTGATGGTGATACTTTTGATTCTTTTTTTAATAATAGAGCCCAATTTATTAGTAAAAATTACGGTGACACAAAAGAAGCATATCTACAAAACGTTAAAACTGAGTTTCAAAAAATCCTTACGCTAGAATCTGATTCAAATGTCAATTTATGGTTTGAGGATGATTTATTTTGCCAAGTTAACTTTTGGTTTGTCATTCATTTACTTTCAGAAAACAAGGTACAAAACAATTTATTTTTGGTAAGACCGCCTAAACACACTCAATATGGTTTTGGAGCGTTAAACAAGCAAGAATTATTTGCGGTTTATCAAAACAGAACTAAGATTAAACCCCGTAAGAGCATTTCATCTCTCTGGCTGGCTTATAAAAATAAAAACTGGGATCTATTAAAGCTTACTGCCAAAAGTATTGAAGACACGTATCCTTTTATTTTGGCTGCAGTTCAAGCTCAACTGGATAGACTACCCAAAGATGGAAAACCCGGAAGACCAACACAAACCTTACAAAAAATTATGGCTGAACAACAAACCAAAGATTTTAAAAAGGTTTTTAAAGAGTTTTCTATAAGGGAAAGCATTTATGGGTTTGGCGATTTACAAGTAAAAGCATTATTTGATCAAATACTAAAAAATCAATAG
- a CDS encoding DUF6122 family protein — protein MQEFTHYFLHLGFPLFIAYFFYKREWKKVYIILLATMLIDIDHVFADPIFQANRCSINFHPLHSYFAALLYIGLLFFRKPFSIIGIGLLLHLATDLIDCIFTYANCPTCLIDSPAESLVKSISRFLNIK, from the coding sequence ATGCAAGAATTTACGCATTACTTTCTACATTTAGGATTTCCCCTTTTTATTGCTTATTTTTTCTATAAAAGAGAATGGAAAAAGGTATATATTATTTTACTGGCAACGATGCTAATAGATATAGATCATGTATTTGCAGACCCTATATTTCAAGCCAATAGATGTAGTATTAACTTCCACCCCCTTCACTCGTACTTTGCGGCATTGCTGTATATTGGTTTGTTATTTTTCAGAAAGCCGTTTTCTATCATTGGTATTGGGTTGTTGTTACATCTAGCTACAGATTTGATAGACTGTATTTTTACTTATGCAAACTGTCCCACTTGTTTAATTGATTCGCCGGCAGAATCGCTAGTTAAATCCATTTCTAGGTTTCTGAATATCAAGTAA
- a CDS encoding glycosyltransferase family 2 protein: MNRNKTTSEKQSKGTLWNSFFNGKNLNQEKADKTWNILVLFNTFLLLIGGAFLVYQMQNDFAQFRMERLSTTWGYIFFVVAATLFVFKAGFFIYQLYLYFRYKPIASVSDEELPTVSVIVPAYNEGKQVWNTLISLAKSDYPVDKIQLLAIDDGSKDDTWYWMQEAKKKLGDRVSIFQQPENKGKRHALYRGFNIGTGEVFVTVDSDSEVNEDTLRNLVSPFITNKKCGAVAGNIRVLNNNKALLPKMLNVSFTLSFEFVRSAESKLNSVLCTPGALAAYRRKAVFNCLDEWINQTFMGKPSDIGEDRAMTNMILKQGYHVLFQRNAYAYTNVPEKYKGLYKMFIRWGRSNVRENIAMAKYVFTDFREGAKSGSRLLFFSQATKLIMCYPFLLFMLYFILVHPVLFVSSTLVSILVLSSFQAIFYAKRYNFSESFWAYTYSILYTFSLFWITPYAIATASRRGWLTRELPQQK; this comes from the coding sequence ATGAATCGTAACAAAACTACTTCAGAAAAACAATCAAAGGGAACCCTTTGGAATTCCTTTTTTAATGGAAAAAATTTAAATCAGGAAAAAGCAGACAAGACATGGAATATTCTTGTTCTGTTCAATACATTTCTTTTATTAATTGGTGGAGCTTTTCTAGTGTATCAAATGCAAAATGATTTTGCACAATTTAGAATGGAACGGTTAAGCACCACTTGGGGTTATATATTCTTCGTAGTTGCAGCAACATTATTTGTTTTTAAAGCAGGTTTCTTTATATATCAACTATATCTATACTTTAGGTACAAACCAATTGCTTCAGTTTCAGATGAAGAGTTACCTACCGTATCAGTAATTGTGCCTGCTTATAATGAAGGAAAGCAAGTATGGAATACACTTATTAGTTTGGCAAAAAGTGATTATCCGGTAGATAAAATTCAATTATTAGCTATTGATGATGGAAGTAAAGATGATACTTGGTACTGGATGCAAGAAGCTAAGAAAAAATTAGGTGATCGAGTGTCTATCTTTCAGCAACCTGAAAATAAAGGAAAGCGTCACGCTTTATACAGAGGTTTTAACATAGGTACCGGAGAAGTATTTGTTACAGTTGATAGTGACTCTGAAGTAAACGAAGATACTTTACGAAACTTAGTAAGCCCTTTTATTACCAATAAAAAGTGTGGAGCCGTAGCCGGAAACATTAGAGTTTTAAACAACAATAAAGCGTTGTTGCCCAAAATGCTGAACGTAAGTTTTACATTAAGTTTTGAGTTTGTACGTTCTGCCGAAAGTAAATTAAATTCAGTATTGTGTACGCCGGGAGCGCTGGCAGCATATCGTAGAAAAGCTGTTTTTAATTGTCTAGATGAGTGGATTAATCAAACATTTATGGGTAAACCATCAGATATTGGTGAAGATCGTGCGATGACCAATATGATTTTAAAACAAGGCTACCACGTATTATTTCAGCGTAATGCTTATGCATATACCAACGTTCCTGAAAAGTATAAAGGTTTATACAAGATGTTTATTAGATGGGGTAGAAGTAACGTGCGTGAAAATATTGCAATGGCCAAATATGTTTTTACAGATTTTAGAGAAGGAGCAAAATCTGGATCTAGACTATTATTCTTTAGTCAAGCGACAAAATTAATTATGTGCTACCCATTCTTACTGTTTATGTTGTATTTCATTCTAGTACACCCGGTACTGTTTGTAAGTTCAACCTTAGTAAGTATTTTGGTGCTATCAAGTTTTCAAGCCATCTTTTACGCTAAACGGTATAATTTTTCAGAATCATTCTGGGCATATACTTATAGTATTCTATATACCTTTAGTTTATTTTGGATTACGCCATATGCCATTGCAACAGCTAGTAGAAGAGGATGGTTAACAAGAGAATTACCTCAACAGAAATAA
- a CDS encoding DUF2911 domain-containing protein — protein sequence MRTLLLTAFVAILTTGMSAQIKTPQPSPFQKIEQTVGLTDITLEYSRPSMRGRTIMGGLVPYGKIWRTGANENTKITFNKPVLIDGTKLNPGTYAIYTKPNKDSWEVYFYSDANNWGNPQKWDESKVAAKTTAKVYPMPMDIETFTMSFDEITHNAAHLGILWEKTYVGVPIEVMTDKEVSASIDRVMNGPGSNDYYAAAVYYLNTDKDINKAKTWIDKAINSAENPAFWQYRQQSLIYAKAGDKQGAIKAAKKSLELAKKAGNDDYIALNEKSLKEWGAM from the coding sequence ATGAGAACCTTATTACTAACTGCATTTGTGGCTATTCTTACTACCGGAATGAGTGCACAAATTAAAACACCACAACCCAGTCCGTTTCAAAAAATAGAGCAGACTGTTGGTTTGACCGATATTACGCTAGAATATTCACGTCCGTCTATGCGAGGTCGTACTATAATGGGAGGATTGGTTCCTTACGGAAAAATATGGCGTACCGGAGCCAATGAAAATACCAAGATAACATTTAATAAACCTGTATTAATCGATGGTACAAAATTGAATCCTGGTACGTACGCTATCTATACAAAACCAAATAAAGATAGTTGGGAAGTATATTTTTACAGTGATGCTAATAACTGGGGTAACCCACAAAAATGGGATGAAAGTAAAGTAGCAGCAAAAACGACTGCAAAAGTATATCCTATGCCTATGGATATAGAGACTTTTACAATGTCTTTTGATGAAATTACTCATAACGCTGCTCACCTTGGAATTTTATGGGAAAAAACCTATGTAGGTGTTCCTATTGAAGTGATGACAGATAAAGAAGTATCAGCAAGCATTGACCGTGTTATGAATGGTCCAGGATCAAATGATTATTATGCCGCTGCTGTATATTACTTAAATACTGATAAGGATATTAACAAAGCAAAAACTTGGATTGATAAAGCTATAAACTCTGCCGAAAATCCTGCATTTTGGCAGTATAGACAACAGTCTTTAATTTATGCAAAAGCTGGTGATAAGCAAGGAGCTATAAAAGCTGCAAAAAAATCACTAGAACTTGCTAAAAAAGCAGGTAATGACGATTATATTGCTTTAAATGAAAAGTCTTTAAAAGAATGGGGAGCAATGTAA
- a CDS encoding SRPBCC family protein produces the protein MKIYQLRSIQRLPISKQEAWDFLSAPENLKTITPDYMGFDIVSGADRKMYPGQIIEYVVTPILGIKTKWVTEITHVQQGEYFVDEQRFGPYSLWHHKHFIKEIDNGVEMEDIIHYKVPMGFLGQWAHPFLVKPKLQEIFEYRKNKLTELFGKI, from the coding sequence ATGAAGATATATCAACTACGTTCTATTCAGCGATTACCTATTTCTAAACAAGAAGCTTGGGACTTTTTGTCTGCACCAGAAAACCTAAAAACCATAACTCCAGATTATATGGGGTTTGATATTGTTTCGGGAGCTGACAGAAAAATGTATCCAGGTCAAATTATTGAATATGTGGTAACGCCTATTCTTGGTATAAAAACCAAGTGGGTTACAGAAATAACACACGTTCAACAAGGTGAATATTTTGTTGATGAACAACGCTTTGGACCTTATTCACTCTGGCACCATAAACATTTTATAAAAGAAATAGATAATGGTGTCGAAATGGAAGATATCATCCATTATAAAGTACCTATGGGGTTTTTAGGGCAATGGGCACATCCCTTTTTGGTCAAACCCAAACTTCAAGAAATTTTTGAATACCGAAAAAACAAATTGACAGAACTTTTCGGAAAAATTTAA
- a CDS encoding SDR family NAD(P)-dependent oxidoreductase: MKKNILLIGGSYGIGATIADKLRKNNSVYIASRSNESIPEGVTHLSFDALKDDISSLDLPETIHSFIYCPGSINLKPFKMMSEDTFQEDLNVNFLSLVKSVKGILPNLKNADQASLLFFSTVAVNTGMPFHTSVAAAKGAIEGFAKALAAEYAPNFRVNVIAPSLTDTSLASKLLNNDSKKEKMAERHPLKRVGTVDDIASTATFLINDDASWITGQVIGVDGGLSTINLN; the protein is encoded by the coding sequence ATGAAAAAGAATATACTACTCATTGGCGGTTCATATGGTATAGGAGCCACCATTGCAGATAAATTACGCAAAAACAATTCGGTATATATAGCTTCTAGAAGCAATGAAAGTATTCCCGAAGGCGTAACACACCTATCATTTGATGCTCTTAAGGATGATATTTCAAGCTTAGACCTTCCTGAAACCATTCACAGTTTTATTTACTGTCCTGGCAGCATCAATTTAAAGCCTTTTAAAATGATGAGTGAAGATACGTTTCAAGAAGATTTGAATGTAAACTTCTTATCATTAGTTAAATCTGTAAAAGGCATATTACCCAATTTAAAAAATGCTGATCAAGCTTCTTTGTTATTTTTTAGTACTGTTGCAGTTAATACAGGAATGCCATTTCATACCAGTGTAGCGGCAGCCAAAGGTGCTATTGAAGGATTTGCAAAAGCATTGGCTGCAGAATATGCACCAAATTTTAGAGTAAATGTAATTGCCCCTTCATTAACAGATACCTCGTTGGCTTCAAAACTGCTTAATAATGATTCAAAAAAAGAAAAGATGGCAGAACGTCATCCACTTAAACGAGTAGGCACAGTTGATGACATTGCCTCTACTGCAACATTTTTAATTAACGATGATGCAAGTTGGATTACGGGTCAAGTAATAGGTGTTGATGGTGGGCTTTCAACTATAAATCTTAATTAA
- a CDS encoding deoxyribodipyrimidine photo-lyase produces MLEEVNIFWFRRDLRIDDNVGFYKALHGKHPVLPIFIFDSEILDELPEDDARVTFIFETLQKMRDELQKHDSSLAMFYGKPEKVFEEICSKYNIQNVITNHDYEPYAKDRDQKVKELLSKKDIGFYTYKDQVIFEKDEVVKDDGDPYIVYTPYMKTWKSTFNEDEHLKIYYTNEFLKNLVSNTRLPNLTLGDIGFKKSSIEVPDYDVTPTTIKEYEKKRNFPSEDATSHLGPHLRFGTVSVRKMIKKAIAEKNETFWQELIWREFFMQILWHYPKTVDTAFRKKYDRVKWRNNKEEFKLWKEGKTGYPMVDAGMRQLNKTGYMHNRVRMVVASFLCKHLLIDWRWGEAYFAEKLLDYELSSNVGNWQWAAGSGVDAAPYFRIFNPTTQIEKFDKNHMYLKKWIDEYDTDNYPEKMVDHKEARERALSTYKKAVS; encoded by the coding sequence ATTTTGGAAGAAGTAAATATTTTTTGGTTCCGAAGGGACTTACGGATTGATGATAATGTAGGATTTTACAAAGCGCTGCACGGAAAACACCCCGTTTTACCAATCTTTATTTTTGATTCTGAAATATTGGATGAACTTCCTGAAGATGATGCTCGGGTTACATTTATTTTTGAAACCCTTCAGAAAATGAGGGATGAACTTCAAAAGCACGATAGCAGTTTGGCTATGTTCTATGGAAAGCCAGAAAAAGTTTTTGAAGAAATTTGTTCAAAATATAACATTCAAAACGTAATAACCAACCACGACTACGAACCTTACGCCAAAGATAGAGATCAAAAAGTTAAAGAATTATTATCTAAAAAAGATATAGGTTTTTACACGTACAAAGATCAAGTCATTTTTGAAAAAGACGAAGTTGTAAAGGATGATGGTGATCCATATATAGTATACACTCCGTATATGAAAACGTGGAAGTCTACCTTTAATGAAGATGAACACTTAAAAATTTACTACACCAACGAGTTTTTAAAAAATTTAGTTTCAAATACACGTTTGCCTAATTTAACCTTAGGAGATATTGGGTTTAAAAAATCAAGTATTGAAGTACCAGATTATGATGTAACGCCCACAACAATCAAAGAATATGAGAAAAAACGAAATTTTCCATCTGAAGACGCTACTTCTCATTTAGGTCCGCATTTGCGTTTTGGTACTGTAAGCGTGCGAAAAATGATCAAAAAAGCCATTGCAGAAAAAAACGAAACTTTTTGGCAAGAATTAATATGGCGCGAATTTTTTATGCAGATACTTTGGCATTATCCAAAAACAGTAGATACAGCCTTCAGAAAAAAATATGATCGTGTAAAATGGCGAAACAATAAAGAAGAATTTAAGCTATGGAAAGAAGGTAAAACCGGATACCCTATGGTTGACGCCGGTATGCGACAGTTAAATAAAACCGGTTATATGCACAATCGCGTACGCATGGTTGTTGCTAGTTTTCTGTGCAAACATCTTTTAATTGATTGGCGATGGGGTGAAGCTTATTTTGCTGAAAAGCTACTGGATTATGAGCTTTCAAGCAATGTAGGAAATTGGCAATGGGCAGCAGGTAGCGGTGTAGATGCGGCACCATATTTTAGGATTTTTAATCCTACAACGCAAATTGAAAAATTTGATAAAAACCATATGTACTTAAAAAAATGGATTGATGAATATGATACAGATAACTATCCTGAAAAAATGGTAGATCACAAAGAGGCTCGCGAACGTGCTTTAAGCACGTATAAAAAAGCTGTTTCTTAA
- a CDS encoding (4Fe-4S)-binding protein — METITNEFTNGEITVSFEPKKCIHAEKCAQGLSEVFRTSIIPWINMDGADTETVIKQIRKCPSGALNFCYNKKEHVVK; from the coding sequence ATGGAAACGATTACAAATGAATTCACCAATGGTGAAATCACGGTAAGTTTTGAACCTAAAAAATGTATCCACGCTGAGAAATGTGCTCAAGGTTTGTCTGAAGTTTTTAGAACATCAATAATTCCTTGGATTAATATGGATGGTGCTGACACCGAAACCGTTATAAAGCAAATAAGGAAATGTCCTTCAGGAGCATTAAACTTTTGCTACAATAAAAAAGAGCACGTTGTTAAATAA
- the murA gene encoding UDP-N-acetylglucosamine 1-carboxyvinyltransferase, with translation MGTFQIEGGHKLKGEIHPQGAKNEALQILCAVLLTPEEVVIENIPDIRDVNKLITILGNLGVKIQKHGKGKYAFKADDLKLEYLESELFKQEGSSLRGSIMIVGPLLARFGKGYIPRPGGDKIGRRRLDTHFEGFIRLGAEFRYNKEERFYGVEAPNGLTGTYMLLDQASVTGTANIVMAAVLANGITTVYNAACEPYLQQLCTMLNAMGAKISGVGSNLLTIEGVESLGGCNHRVLPDMIEIGSWIGLAAMTQSEITIKNVSWENLGIIPDTFRKLGITLEKKGDDIYIPAQDEYEIQGYIDGSILTVADAPWPGFTPDLLSIVLVVCTQAKGSVLIHQKMFESRLFFVDKLIDMGAKIILCDPHRATVIGHNFNSTLKATTMVSPDIRAGISLLIAALSAKGVSTIHNIEQIDRGYENIDERLRKIGAKITRIE, from the coding sequence ATGGGAACTTTTCAAATTGAAGGCGGGCATAAACTGAAAGGAGAAATACATCCTCAAGGAGCCAAAAACGAAGCCTTACAAATACTTTGTGCTGTATTATTAACGCCTGAAGAGGTCGTAATTGAAAACATACCCGATATTAGGGATGTAAATAAACTGATTACTATTTTGGGTAATCTTGGTGTAAAAATACAAAAGCATGGAAAAGGAAAATATGCCTTTAAAGCTGATGATTTAAAACTAGAATACCTAGAATCTGAACTTTTTAAGCAAGAAGGAAGTTCACTTAGAGGTTCTATAATGATTGTAGGACCATTACTGGCACGTTTTGGCAAAGGATATATTCCACGACCCGGAGGTGATAAAATAGGTAGAAGACGTCTAGACACTCACTTTGAAGGTTTTATAAGGCTGGGAGCTGAGTTTAGATATAACAAAGAAGAACGCTTTTACGGAGTTGAGGCACCCAATGGATTAACTGGAACATATATGTTGCTTGATCAAGCTTCAGTTACCGGAACTGCCAATATAGTTATGGCTGCTGTTTTAGCAAATGGCATAACCACTGTATACAATGCTGCTTGTGAACCTTATTTACAACAGTTATGCACTATGTTGAATGCCATGGGAGCAAAAATTAGCGGTGTAGGTTCAAACTTATTAACCATTGAAGGTGTTGAATCATTAGGAGGTTGTAATCATCGAGTATTACCCGATATGATTGAAATAGGAAGTTGGATTGGCCTTGCAGCAATGACACAAAGTGAGATTACTATAAAGAATGTAAGTTGGGAAAACTTAGGTATTATTCCAGATACTTTCAGAAAATTGGGTATTACCTTAGAAAAGAAAGGCGATGATATTTATATTCCCGCTCAAGATGAATATGAAATTCAAGGATATATCGACGGATCAATTTTAACTGTTGCCGATGCTCCTTGGCCTGGTTTTACACCTGATTTATTAAGTATTGTCTTAGTGGTTTGTACACAAGCAAAAGGAAGTGTATTAATACATCAAAAAATGTTTGAAAGCCGTTTGTTTTTTGTAGATAAATTGATTGATATGGGCGCAAAAATAATTCTTTGTGATCCTCATAGAGCAACCGTGATTGGTCATAATTTTAACTCAACATTAAAAGCTACTACAATGGTATCACCAGACATACGCGCTGGAATATCATTATTAATTGCAGCACTTTCTGCAAAAGGTGTATCTACAATTCATAACATTGAACAAATTGATAGAGGTTATGAAAATATAGATGAACGTCTTCGTAAAATAGGTGCAAAAATTACTAGAATAGAATAA
- a CDS encoding DUF4290 domain-containing protein, producing the protein MLDNIEYNTERPHLIIPEYGRHIQKMVEHAVSIEDREERNKVAKSIIAVMGNLNPHLRDVPDFQHKLWDQLIIMSDFKLDVDSPFPKPSREELAERPQPLPYPQNHPKYRFYGNNIKRMIDVANKWEDGDKKDGLILTIANHMKKCFLNWNKDTVDDGVIFDHLFELSGGKINLKNSDEDLSEAKDLMKNKKRYNKKSYKNNRGRKRN; encoded by the coding sequence TTGTTAGATAACATAGAATACAATACAGAGCGTCCTCATTTAATAATTCCAGAATACGGACGTCACATTCAAAAAATGGTAGAGCACGCCGTCTCAATAGAAGACCGTGAAGAACGTAATAAAGTTGCAAAAAGCATTATTGCTGTGATGGGAAATTTGAACCCGCATTTACGTGATGTGCCCGATTTTCAACATAAACTTTGGGACCAATTGATTATTATGTCAGATTTTAAACTAGATGTAGATTCACCTTTCCCAAAGCCTTCCCGTGAAGAGTTAGCAGAGCGTCCACAACCGCTTCCATACCCTCAAAACCACCCAAAGTATCGATTTTATGGTAACAATATTAAGCGAATGATTGATGTTGCCAATAAATGGGAAGATGGCGATAAAAAAGATGGTTTAATACTTACAATCGCCAACCATATGAAAAAGTGTTTCCTTAATTGGAATAAAGACACAGTTGATGATGGAGTGATTTTTGATCATTTATTTGAACTTTCAGGTGGAAAAATAAATCTTAAAAATAGTGATGAAGATCTTTCTGAAGCTAAAGATTTAATGAAGAACAAGAAGCGATACAACAAAAAATCTTATAAAAATAACCGCGGACGCAAACGCAACTAA
- a CDS encoding DUF493 family protein encodes MKTDKKTTEFYDRLRQQLQDDTSWPSEYLYKFIVPSSSEKIAEIEAIFDGTGAMINTRDSSKGTYTSVSIKVTLDSPNAVIEKYIEVSEVEGVISL; translated from the coding sequence ATGAAAACAGATAAAAAAACTACTGAATTTTACGATAGATTACGCCAACAATTACAAGATGATACTTCTTGGCCTTCAGAATATTTATATAAATTTATTGTTCCTTCCAGTTCAGAAAAAATAGCTGAAATTGAAGCAATTTTTGACGGTACAGGCGCTATGATAAATACACGAGATTCTTCAAAAGGAACCTATACAAGTGTGTCTATTAAAGTTACGCTAGACTCGCCAAACGCAGTGATTGAGAAATATATTGAAGTTTCTGAAGTAGAAGGTGTCATTTCTCTATAA
- a CDS encoding AAA family ATPase: MKTKRIVITGGPGTGKTTLIKRLEERGFTCLHEVSREVTKKAQQEGIEQLFLTDPLLFSERLLQGRLQQFQEANNFKKEQLFYDRGLPDVTAYMDYASQSYPEHFTKVCTENRYDLVFLLPPWKKIYKQDNERYESFSEAEKIHDALLDGYKAYNYDVQLVPTGSVEKRITFILENLK, from the coding sequence TTGAAAACAAAACGAATTGTTATAACCGGAGGTCCAGGTACAGGAAAAACTACTTTAATTAAACGCCTAGAAGAAAGAGGATTTACCTGCTTGCACGAAGTATCTCGAGAAGTTACAAAAAAAGCACAACAAGAAGGAATTGAACAGTTGTTTTTAACAGATCCGCTTTTGTTTAGTGAACGCCTACTACAAGGACGTTTACAGCAGTTTCAAGAAGCAAACAATTTTAAAAAAGAACAGTTGTTTTATGACCGTGGGTTACCCGATGTTACTGCATATATGGATTATGCATCCCAAAGCTACCCAGAGCATTTTACCAAAGTATGCACAGAAAATAGATACGACCTTGTTTTTTTACTACCTCCTTGGAAAAAAATATATAAACAAGATAATGAACGGTATGAATCTTTTTCTGAAGCTGAAAAAATACACGATGCATTATTAGACGGGTACAAAGCCTATAATTATGATGTTCAATTAGTGCCTACAGGAAGCGTTGAAAAAAGAATTACATTTATACTAGAAAACTTGAAGTAG